A window from Branchiostoma lanceolatum isolate klBraLanc5 chromosome 9, klBraLanc5.hap2, whole genome shotgun sequence encodes these proteins:
- the LOC136441326 gene encoding nonsense-mediated mRNA decay factor SMG7-like, producing the protein MNVAEILRKAEVLKADVADGRMGPAEAWTSRQTLQDLYQQALVTDLEYALDKKVEQDLWNHAFKNQITAMQMQTKDKTNPGRRDIQASLAVFLEGASGFYLQLLQELCSAFDLDLPFRPKSSNYGIMGEPSPWHKILPPQPSSCLYICQHCLVHLGDIARYRNQLTQAESFYRHAAQLVPYNGQPYNQMAILAASRAEQLPMVFYYCRSIAVKHPFPAAATNLNKTFSKLADGENELKTHKLSSHEVVLYFLRFHAHIYLSKDLPFAAKIKDLLISQFRTHLYQEAFTLRELVYMVAINLFSLHHVRDCTTDKDIDTAAYSDDEMMGWNLALGMSMSLLSLMLHYTPTKSEQSAQDSPCLAAVKVTLDWLTHRPNLFEEETIMDKPFIWPKLARVLNCIQLKERINNPANRPLPEDFELQGFLPLVKAHRPLDFNKGQSSILEPGEVQVQYRCQRLCDIGTWIADNKPSLLKKQGKQGVQKVKFTSPLKEETREDKTRGKSEEGEGEEFTPSWPGEGEGGPSSLEEILSEEGLKSVGIQAIITRDNRSPEVNQGEGQQQVPQHQPVIAPQSVPLHHPFQVQHQEHLHQQQLQLLQQQQRLQQQLQQQQHSLPSPPVATVPPRSTQDSSQYPMLPTGNISLEMLALPPFIGLQQQLIKSSGTFPGVPGQLPEAPHQFNLPINTSGMEHSDLRGPNADSLPMPGFSGNSKLNQGQVPKGSGHQYVSPFSGPAGTTSGLQGLLSEGLETYSPAVSTSWPEPGRTRGIPAEGLSRAVGSPVPASGGQAHHSPLYKEDGKYLADRADEGFPGVGMPAFNTAPGANLKLQQQGRELRRSPVDTFPSSRIAMAFPALSKGKSSVPSSAPSFDDYSRPEASPEQAVFTDYSPGLLPPQSTGSGSYSLFQSSWSTPITSSTGQSLTDRGLYSSSRLLSDSFSSASETSFSQAFRDTLHLEGNLGSQYLTQEAEGFPDRYEPDSAHPQDRSSFSGQGRGEYHGSAFPGTESSHLSQLGTNIGLGFSSSGSSWPPPSTSTTDTGNTGYFSSDLQSIWSSTPASSGQSALEQLLQQQKQQRDNTPP; encoded by the exons ATGAATGTTGCAGAAATTCTCAG AAAAGCTGAGGTGCTGAAAGCTGATGTGGCAG ATGGGCGGATGGGTCCAGCGGAGGCCTGGACGTCCAGGCAGACCCTACAGGACCTGTACCAGCAGGCCCTGGTCACTGACCTGGAGTATGCTTTGGACAAGAAGGTGGAACAGGACTT GTGGAACCATGCTTTCAAGAACCAGATAACTGCCATGCAGATGCAGACCAAGGATAAAACT AACCCCGGCAGAAGAGACATCCAGGCCAGTCTAGCAGTGTTCCTGGAGGGAGCCAGTGGGTTCTATCTCCAGCTGCTGCAGGAGCTCTGCTCCGCTTTTGACCTTGACTTACCCTTCAGGCCAAAGTCTTCCAACTATGGCATCATGGGAG AGCCGAGTCCCTGGCACAAGATCCTCCCTCCCCAGCCCAGCTCCTGTCTGTACATCTGTCAGCACTGTCTGGTCCATCTGGGGGACATCGCACGCTACAGGAACCAGCTAACTCAGGCAGAGTCCTTCTACAGACATGCCGCTCAACTGGTACCTTATAATG GTCAGCCCTACAACCAGATGGCTATCCTGGCTGCGTCCCGCGCCGAGCAGCTGCCGATGGTGTTCTACTACTGCCGCAGTATCGCAGTCAAGCACCCGTTTCCTGCTGCAGCCACAAACCTCAACAAAACCTTCTCCAAACTGGCTGATGG AGAAAATGAGTTGAAGACCCACAAGTTGTCCTCCCATGAGGTTGTCCTCTACTTCCTGAGGTTTCATGCACACATCTACCTGAGCAAAG ATTTGCCCTTTGCTGCTAAAATCAAAGACTTGCTGATCAGTCAGTTCAGG ACCCACTTGTATCAAGAGGCGTTCACATTACGAGAGCTCGTGTACATGGTGGCTATCAACCTGTTCTCCCTGCACCACGTACGGGACTGCACCACAGACAAGGACATCGACACGGCCGCGTACAGCGATGACGAGATGATGGGCTGGAACCTGGCCCTCGGCATGTCAA TGTCCTTACTGAGCCTGATGCTGCACTACACCCCCACCAAGTCTGAACAGTCTGCTCAGGACTCTCCATGTCTGGCTGCAGTGAAAGTCACCCTGGACTGGCTCACTCACAGACCCAACCTCTTCGAAGAAGAAACGATAATGGATAAACCCTT CATATGGCCAAAGCTGGCAAGAGTTCTGAACTGTATCCAGTTGAAAGAAAGGATCAACAATCCAGCTA ATCGGCCCTTACCTGAGGACTTTGAACTGCAAGGATTCCTACCATTGGTTAAAGCACACAG GCCTTTGGACTTTAACAAAGGCCAGAGTTCCATCCTGGAGCCAGGTGAGGTGCAGGTGCAGTACAGGTGTCAGCGGCTGTGTGACATTGGAACCTGGATAGCTGACAACAAGCCAAG TTTGCTGAAGAAGCAAGGCAAGCAAGGTGTACAAAAAGTCAAGTTCACAAGTCCCCTAAAAGAGGAGACCAGAGAAGACAAGACAAGAGGCAAgtcagaagaaggagaaggggAAGAGTTTACTCCATCCTGGCcaggagagggggaggggggccctTCCTCCCTGGAGGAGATCCTGTCTGAGGAAGGGCTGAAGTCTGTGGGGATCCAGGCTATCATCACCAGGGACAacaggtcacctgaggtcaacCAGGGAGAGGGACAGCAGCAG GTTCCCCAACACCAGCCAGTGATTGCCCCACAGTCTGTACCTCTGCATCATCCATTCCAAGTACAGCATCAGGAACACCTTCACCAGCAACAGCTACAACTCTTACAGCAACAGCAGAGACTACAGCAGCAGCTACAGCAGCAACAGCATAGTCTGCCCAGCCCTCCTGTAGCAACTGTTCCTCCACGGTCCACGCAGGACAGCAGTCAGTACCCCATGCTGCCTACAGGGAACATTTCACTGGAAATGTTGGCATTGCCACCCTTCATAGGGCTTCAGCAGCAGTTGATCAAATCATCAGGCACCTTTCCTGGTGTGCCAGGACAGCTTCCCGAAGCCCCTCACCAGTTCAACCTACCAATCAACACTTCAGGAATGGAACATTCTGATCTGAGGGGACCCAATGCAGACAGCTTGCCTATGCCTGGTTTTTCAGGCAACAGCAAGTtaaaccaaggacaggtccctAAGGGGAGTGGCCATCAGTACGTCTCTCCCTTCTCCGGCCCAGCGGGCACTACTTCTGGCTTACAAGGCCTGCTGTCAGAAGGGCTGGAAACTTACTCCCCAGCTGTGTCAACATCCTGGCCCGAACCCGGCAGAACCAGGGGCATTCCAGCAGAAGGGCTGTCCAGAGCAGTGGGTTCCCCGGTGCCTGCTTCAGGTGGACAGGCGCACCACAGTCCGCTGTACAAAGAGGATGGTAAGTACCTGGCAGACCGAGCAGATGAAGGCTTCCCTGGGGTGGGGATGCCAGCTTTCAATACCGCACCTGGGGCCAATCTGAAGTTGCAGCAGCAGGGTAGAGAGCTGAGACGGTCGCCAGTAGACACCTTTCCTTCTTCCAGGATTGCAATGGCATTCCCAGCACTCTCAAAG GGAAAGTCATCAGTTCCTTCTAGTGCACCATCCTTTGATGACTATTCCCG accTGAGGCTTCCCCAGAGCAGGCTGTGTTCACAGACTACAGCCCTGGCCTCCTCCCACCCCAGTCTACAGGCAGTGGGTCATACTCCCTCTTCCAGTCCTCCTGGTCAACCCCCATCACCAGCAGTACTGGACAGTCCCTCACAGACAGAG GCCTGTACTCCTCTAGCCGGCTGTTGTCTGACTCCTTCTCCTCAGCGAGTGAGACGAGTTTCTCGCAGGCCTTCAGGGACACGTTACACCTGGAGGGGAACCTGGGCAGCCAGTACCTGACGCAGGAGGCGGAGGGGTTCCCCGACAGGTACGAACCAGATTCCGCTCATCCGCAGGATAGGAGCAGCTTCAGCGGCCAGGGCAGAGGGGAGTACCACGGGTCAGCATTCCCAG GAACAGAGAGCAGTCACTTGAGTCAGCTGGGGACCAACATAGGGCTGGGGTTCAGCAGTTCAGGTAGCTCCTGGCCACCTCCCTCCACATCTACCACAGACACGGGAAACACTGGCTACTTCTCCAGCGATCTTCAG TCTATCTGGTCCAGTACCCCTGCTAGCTCAGGACAGTCAGCCCTGGAGCAGctcctgcagcagcagaaacaaCAGCGAGACAACACCCCGCCCTGA